A stretch of the Chitiniphilus purpureus genome encodes the following:
- a CDS encoding SDR family oxidoreductase — protein sequence MERLTGKIALVTGASSGIGHATARLFAAEGAKVIVGARRAAELDRLVGEIHAAGGEAVALAGDVRDEDYAQAMVALAVARYGRLDIAFNNAGVLGELGPGIDVSRAGWEETLAVNLTGPFLGAKHQIAQMLKNGGGSVILTSTVVGHTVGLPGTAAYAASKAGLIGLTQVLAAEFGPQGVRVNAILPGAVDTDMQRSMNNTAESQAFVTRLHALRRVAQPEELARSVLYLASDDASFVTGTAALVDGGVSVTRT from the coding sequence AAAAATCGCCCTTGTCACCGGAGCCAGCTCCGGCATCGGTCATGCCACGGCCCGCTTGTTTGCCGCTGAAGGGGCCAAGGTCATCGTCGGCGCACGCCGTGCCGCAGAACTGGACCGGCTGGTGGGCGAGATCCACGCCGCCGGCGGCGAAGCGGTGGCATTGGCCGGCGATGTGCGCGACGAGGACTACGCGCAGGCGATGGTCGCACTGGCCGTGGCGCGCTACGGCCGGCTGGATATCGCGTTCAACAACGCCGGGGTGCTGGGCGAGCTGGGGCCGGGCATCGATGTCTCGCGGGCCGGCTGGGAAGAGACGCTGGCGGTCAACCTCACCGGCCCGTTTCTCGGCGCCAAGCACCAGATCGCGCAGATGCTGAAGAACGGCGGCGGCTCGGTGATCCTCACCTCCACCGTCGTCGGCCATACCGTGGGTTTGCCGGGCACTGCGGCCTATGCGGCCAGCAAGGCCGGCCTCATCGGGCTGACCCAGGTGCTGGCGGCCGAGTTCGGGCCGCAGGGGGTGCGGGTGAATGCCATCCTGCCCGGCGCGGTCGATACCGACATGCAACGCAGCATGAACAACACCGCTGAATCGCAGGCGTTCGTCACCCGGCTGCACGCGCTCAGGCGCGTCGCCCAGCCGGAGGAGCTGGCGCGCTCGGTGCTGTATCTGGCCTCGGATGACGCCTCGTTCGTCACCGGCACCGCTGCACTGGTGGATGGCGGCGTGTCGGTCACCCGTACCTGA
- a CDS encoding papain-like cysteine protease family protein, translating to MPLIRANRESVDDRFSVLGFTIRTESPLFEVGIATDPELFRPERRAQRSRSNFYSSRAGGGAIRARRGEAVYLVPADVLANFVGQPRLYFGLATYAEGGGGGVPDAIQVPGAGNMYVNISGLTGRGLRRLVSSAAPSSYGPVNGHDASLAWGGDAQAPAARHDPSRAAEATPRPDAGRPPAAADYDDGFGVFPNPTPATAPAPTAQALAQQPKVRVTDQARRPVHAPSTGVLGQTEARLALAALTVLQPPLIALVGALRLVVDRYNVSIGIGPSVSAGLLVGGGLGAGLIFAPGGKIGYYGQFDVRAGLIDSASAELQITIVKGGIEAFGGISFAVAVEVDLAVSVSAQALFDTTPSFQGVTFGAGAGLGVEPIQVFIAMQGSAASVLGQSFDAPVHADANAADSVAQALAIPLDPGQGGRSIGLDALHAGDLIVSTARHPVSYLIRAGTLSAISHTLLYIGGGKVIEAVGDGVREVNLGDAIGDAILAVAYRDPRVDAAKAAAIVAYAKSRLGQPYNYAGVAFSGYRTLNPGGALIIDRIARLAGLQVGQASASYCSELVYDAFKAAGVTLPGALPAESRPSDVVDLFDAKKLVYVGHLIARDEILLLGIDDSHALSGQSFAVHWTTVPYYPQTSRKSCWAASAAMVVGWRDNRHISDKEIADAVLALDAYRTGLWPKDRHQLANAWNLVPEPPASYGLDQWREWLEQYGPLYIDMTWDEHGGGHARVLVGMQSDGAPDGSDTYMYLHDPWPSTGGRLKLTYAQFVALYEGRTGNSGGQLQYQVLHSAALPTHVHANTAAPFALATAALSDPAPQPAEPVRLPPPPEPLVQQQQLESRPLSGGAIEIASAVVGAVMERLVNNEGDITWELDQLRGMKHPNDAAPNPLPAAHNGPTIRLTDWPAFTNHLGDEISAGFEINWQYNGQSVGNVLISNVATNDAVGWGLSVKAKIMDDNIVYPRDNPTFAALKVRFEYRFTRTIGSDLIAIRDVHLFGNGRYNLSSRWEQS from the coding sequence ATGCCACTCATCCGCGCCAATCGCGAATCGGTCGACGACCGCTTCAGCGTGCTGGGATTCACCATCCGCACCGAAAGCCCGCTGTTCGAAGTGGGCATCGCCACCGATCCGGAGCTGTTCCGGCCCGAGCGGCGTGCACAGCGCAGCCGCAGCAACTTCTATTCGAGCCGTGCCGGTGGCGGCGCGATCCGTGCGCGGCGTGGTGAGGCGGTCTACCTGGTGCCGGCGGATGTACTGGCCAATTTCGTCGGCCAGCCACGGCTGTACTTCGGGCTGGCGACCTATGCCGAAGGCGGCGGGGGCGGGGTGCCGGATGCCATCCAGGTGCCCGGCGCCGGCAACATGTACGTGAACATCAGCGGTCTCACCGGCCGCGGCCTGCGCCGGCTGGTCAGCAGCGCGGCGCCCTCGTCCTACGGCCCGGTCAACGGCCACGATGCCAGCCTCGCCTGGGGCGGCGATGCACAGGCGCCCGCAGCACGGCACGACCCATCCCGCGCCGCCGAGGCCACGCCCCGGCCGGATGCCGGCCGGCCACCCGCGGCCGCGGACTACGACGACGGCTTCGGTGTCTTCCCCAATCCCACGCCGGCGACGGCACCGGCCCCCACTGCGCAGGCACTGGCGCAACAACCCAAGGTACGGGTGACCGACCAGGCGCGCCGCCCGGTGCACGCCCCCTCGACCGGCGTACTCGGCCAGACCGAAGCCCGGCTCGCGCTGGCCGCGCTGACGGTGCTGCAACCACCGCTGATCGCGCTGGTCGGCGCACTGCGGCTGGTGGTGGACCGGTACAACGTCAGCATCGGGATCGGCCCCTCGGTCAGCGCGGGCCTGCTGGTGGGCGGCGGGCTGGGCGCCGGGCTGATCTTCGCCCCGGGCGGGAAGATCGGCTACTACGGCCAGTTCGATGTGCGCGCCGGTCTGATCGACAGCGCTTCGGCCGAATTGCAGATCACCATCGTCAAGGGCGGCATTGAGGCGTTCGGCGGCATCAGCTTCGCGGTGGCGGTCGAGGTCGATCTGGCGGTCTCGGTCAGCGCCCAGGCGCTGTTCGACACCACGCCCAGCTTCCAGGGGGTGACCTTCGGCGCCGGTGCCGGGCTCGGCGTGGAACCGATCCAGGTGTTCATCGCCATGCAGGGCAGCGCCGCCTCGGTGCTGGGGCAATCGTTCGATGCGCCGGTCCATGCTGACGCCAACGCGGCGGACAGCGTGGCGCAGGCGCTGGCCATTCCGCTCGACCCAGGCCAGGGCGGACGCTCGATCGGGCTGGATGCGCTGCACGCGGGCGACCTGATCGTCTCGACCGCCCGCCATCCGGTGTCGTACCTGATCCGTGCCGGCACGCTGTCGGCGATCAGCCATACCCTGCTCTACATCGGCGGCGGCAAGGTGATCGAAGCGGTCGGCGATGGCGTGCGCGAAGTCAATCTGGGCGACGCGATCGGTGATGCCATCCTCGCGGTGGCCTACCGCGACCCGCGGGTGGATGCGGCCAAGGCGGCCGCCATCGTCGCCTACGCCAAGTCCCGGCTCGGCCAGCCGTACAACTACGCCGGCGTGGCCTTCAGCGGCTACCGCACGCTCAACCCCGGCGGGGCGCTCATCATCGACCGCATCGCCAGGCTGGCCGGGCTGCAGGTGGGCCAGGCCAGTGCCTCGTACTGCTCCGAGCTGGTGTACGACGCCTTCAAGGCCGCCGGCGTGACGCTGCCGGGCGCACTGCCGGCGGAAAGCCGGCCCAGCGACGTGGTCGATCTGTTCGACGCCAAGAAGCTGGTCTATGTCGGCCATCTGATCGCACGCGACGAGATCCTGCTGCTGGGCATCGACGACAGCCATGCCCTGTCCGGCCAGTCATTCGCGGTGCATTGGACCACCGTGCCCTATTACCCGCAGACCAGCCGCAAATCCTGCTGGGCCGCCAGCGCGGCCATGGTGGTCGGCTGGCGCGACAACCGGCATATCTCGGACAAGGAGATCGCCGACGCGGTACTGGCGCTCGATGCCTACAGGACCGGGCTGTGGCCCAAGGATCGCCATCAGCTCGCCAACGCATGGAACCTGGTGCCCGAGCCACCGGCCTCGTATGGCCTCGATCAATGGCGGGAATGGCTCGAACAGTACGGTCCGCTGTATATCGACATGACCTGGGATGAGCACGGCGGCGGGCATGCGCGCGTGCTGGTCGGCATGCAGAGCGACGGCGCGCCGGACGGCTCGGATACCTATATGTACCTGCACGACCCATGGCCGAGCACCGGCGGGCGGCTCAAGCTGACCTATGCGCAGTTCGTCGCGCTGTACGAAGGGCGCACCGGCAATTCGGGCGGGCAGCTGCAGTACCAGGTGCTGCACAGCGCCGCGCTGCCCACCCATGTCCATGCCAATACGGCCGCGCCGTTCGCGCTGGCGACCGCCGCACTGTCCGACCCCGCGCCGCAGCCGGCCGAGCCCGTCAGGCTGCCACCGCCGCCCGAGCCGCTGGTGCAGCAGCAACAGTTGGAGAGCCGGCCCTTGAGCGGCGGGGCGATCGAGATCGCCTCGGCGGTGGTCGGCGCGGTGATGGAACGTCTGGTGAACAACGAGGGCGACATCACCTGGGAACTGGATCAGCTGCGCGGCATGAAGCACCCCAACGATGCCGCACCCAACCCGCTGCCGGCGGCGCACAACGGCCCCACCATCCGGCTGACCGACTGGCCCGCCTTCACCAACCACCTGGGCGATGAGATCAGTGCCGGCTTCGAGATCAACTGGCAGTACAACGGACAATCGGTCGGCAATGTGCTGATCAGCAACGTGGCCACCAACGATGCGGTCGGCTGGGGCCTGTCGGTCAAGGCCAAGATCATGGACGACAACATCGTCTACCCACGCGACAACCCGACCTTCGCCGCGCTCAAGGTGCGCTTCGAGTACCGCTTCACCCGCACCATCGGCAGCGACCTGATCGCGATCCGCGACGTGCACCTGTTCGGCAACGGCCGCTACAACCTGTCCAGCCGCTGGGAACAATCCTGA
- a CDS encoding AfsR/SARP family transcriptional regulator, with product MAALLHLNLFGSMSIHLNGHPAPALTLGGRMASLLAFLALARGRFFSRSELCAVLWADRGDTVNPGAFNTTLWRLRRALEQPPLAQGSVIGSDGRGGIGLLTGEALLLDIEEFQRLTGPGLAHPLEALTEADIAGLRAGVALYKADILCEFNDDWALREREKQRRTYLNAHGRLMKLAALGADHPAGIRHAQAILDCDPLREDIHRELMRLYVLAGQRALALRQFEYCRGLLKRELAIQPMPETVALYQHINAGAIGTAVGSSPMLGAAQASLAAALLPSRAPDPRDQIEAARRLLAEADAQLQRSLRQLES from the coding sequence ATGGCAGCCTTGCTGCACCTGAACCTGTTTGGCTCGATGTCGATCCATCTCAACGGCCATCCAGCCCCCGCGCTGACGCTGGGCGGGCGCATGGCCAGCCTGCTCGCCTTCCTGGCGCTGGCCCGCGGGCGCTTCTTCAGCCGCAGCGAGCTGTGCGCCGTGCTGTGGGCCGACCGCGGCGACACCGTCAATCCCGGCGCATTCAACACCACGTTGTGGCGACTGCGCCGGGCGCTGGAGCAGCCACCGTTGGCCCAGGGCAGTGTGATCGGCAGCGACGGGCGTGGCGGCATCGGTCTGTTGACCGGCGAGGCGCTGCTGCTGGACATCGAGGAATTCCAGCGCCTGACCGGACCGGGTCTCGCGCATCCGTTGGAGGCGCTGACCGAGGCCGATATCGCCGGCCTGCGCGCCGGCGTGGCGCTGTACAAGGCCGATATCCTGTGCGAGTTCAACGACGACTGGGCACTGCGCGAACGTGAAAAGCAGCGCCGCACCTATCTGAACGCGCATGGCCGGCTGATGAAGCTGGCCGCGCTCGGCGCCGACCATCCGGCCGGCATCCGCCATGCCCAGGCCATCCTCGATTGCGATCCGCTGCGTGAGGACATCCACCGCGAGCTGATGCGGCTGTATGTGCTGGCAGGGCAGCGTGCGCTGGCGCTGCGGCAGTTCGAGTATTGCCGCGGCCTGCTCAAGCGTGAGCTGGCGATCCAGCCCATGCCCGAGACCGTGGCGCTGTACCAGCACATCAATGCCGGGGCGATCGGTACGGCCGTCGGCAGCAGCCCGATGCTCGGCGCGGCCCAGGCCAGCCTCGCCGCCGCCCTGCTGCCGTCCCGGGCACCCGACCCGCGCGACCAGATCGAAGCAGCCCGCCGCCTGCTCGCCGAAGCCGATGCGCAGTTGCAGCGTTCGCTGCGCCAGCTCGAATCCTGA
- a CDS encoding S8 family peptidase — protein MLRAPRRLLVTLRLGELPGHLPSLLACRRYGVAPAEHIDGGPIDRLLRHHGGGARATRLHNARLPHDARPDVSGARRYDDVEQLSGVARVLRITVADDAGVPTLLDALAQLASVEAVRPDRLAGTPFDLTPATAPALDEAAAWQPRQLVRLPEALGFEPGDPAVIVGLADSGVLGGGELGQSLRRGFDTVDLEAGLMGALTLVGDHSGRDDDPLDEVGHGTGCAGILAACGPTLPPGGAGLCGLTPVRVLGAAQQGAKRVGIGALSNIDAGMKRLIDLGAKVINMSFGTAEGALLFTHERPHEEVVRYALSRGVILVAASGNSGKDERYYPAAHDGVIAVGAVDDALQPARFSTRGAHVALCAPGQRVWTCGLAGYQQATGTSFAAPFVSAVCALMASYAQRRALALTPALARDILMQSARPFAAPGVEGCGAGVLDALAALQLLDERLDELLGDD, from the coding sequence ATGCTGCGCGCCCCCCGCCGTCTGCTGGTGACGCTCCGGTTGGGCGAGCTGCCCGGACACCTGCCCAGCCTGCTGGCGTGCCGGCGCTACGGCGTGGCCCCGGCCGAGCATATCGATGGTGGCCCGATCGACCGGCTGCTGCGCCACCACGGCGGCGGCGCCCGTGCCACGCGGCTGCACAACGCGCGCCTGCCGCACGACGCGCGTCCCGACGTGTCCGGCGCGCGCCGCTACGACGACGTCGAGCAGCTCAGCGGCGTGGCACGCGTACTGCGCATCACGGTGGCCGACGACGCCGGCGTGCCCACACTGCTCGATGCGCTGGCGCAGCTTGCAAGCGTGGAGGCGGTGCGGCCGGACCGGCTGGCCGGCACGCCGTTCGACCTGACGCCCGCCACCGCCCCGGCACTGGACGAGGCGGCCGCGTGGCAACCGCGCCAACTGGTGCGGTTGCCCGAAGCGCTCGGCTTCGAGCCGGGCGATCCGGCGGTCATCGTCGGGCTGGCCGACTCGGGCGTGCTGGGCGGGGGCGAACTGGGCCAGAGCCTGCGCCGCGGCTTTGACACGGTGGACCTGGAAGCCGGCCTGATGGGCGCGCTCACGCTGGTGGGCGACCATAGCGGGCGCGACGACGATCCGCTGGACGAAGTGGGCCATGGCACCGGTTGCGCCGGCATCCTCGCCGCCTGCGGCCCGACCCTGCCCCCCGGCGGCGCCGGCCTGTGCGGGCTGACCCCGGTGCGGGTGCTGGGCGCCGCGCAACAGGGGGCCAAGCGGGTGGGCATCGGCGCGCTTTCCAATATCGATGCCGGCATGAAGCGGCTGATCGACCTGGGCGCCAAGGTGATCAACATGAGCTTCGGCACGGCCGAGGGCGCGCTGCTGTTCACCCACGAGCGTCCGCACGAGGAAGTGGTGCGCTACGCGCTGTCGCGCGGCGTGATCCTGGTGGCCGCCAGCGGCAACTCGGGCAAGGACGAACGTTACTACCCGGCCGCACACGACGGCGTGATCGCGGTCGGCGCGGTCGACGATGCGCTGCAGCCGGCCCGCTTTTCCACCCGCGGCGCGCATGTGGCGCTGTGCGCGCCGGGGCAGCGCGTTTGGACCTGCGGCCTTGCCGGCTACCAGCAGGCCACCGGCACCAGCTTCGCCGCGCCGTTCGTGTCGGCCGTGTGCGCGCTGATGGCGAGCTATGCCCAACGGCGGGCACTCGCGCTCACCCCGGCGCTGGCGCGCGACATCCTGATGCAGTCCGCCCGGCCGTTCGCTGCGCCAGGCGTGGAAGGCTGCGGCGCCGGCGTGCTCGATGCGCTGGCGGCATTGCAATTGCTCGACGAGCGGCTGGACGAGCTTTTGGGAGACGACTGA
- a CDS encoding ParA family protein, whose product MTIIAVFNQKGGVGKTTVTAHLAATLARNGTEPLVIDLDPQAHLTALWGLRPRPEETVLRFYQGLAPLTELARPLPCGVQFIPSHLELSKVDTQVIRHRDHVWRLKLGLAAEMLSGNGVPILIDCSPTLGPLAFSALFAADLVLVPVAADYLALNGAALLERTLAGLTRFCGRLPRRYLLNRYVSGQVTAEKVLGQLAQRYGAELLRARIHEQEVLGAAAATGEDIFSFAPESRAAADFAFLLDELAEQRLLRW is encoded by the coding sequence ATGACCATCATCGCGGTATTCAATCAGAAGGGCGGCGTCGGCAAGACCACCGTCACCGCCCACCTGGCGGCCACGCTGGCGCGCAACGGCACCGAGCCGCTGGTGATCGATCTGGACCCACAGGCACATCTCACCGCGCTGTGGGGATTGCGCCCGCGGCCCGAGGAAACGGTGCTGCGTTTCTACCAGGGCCTCGCGCCGCTCACCGAACTGGCGCGGCCGCTGCCGTGCGGTGTGCAGTTCATCCCCTCGCACCTGGAGTTGTCGAAGGTCGATACCCAGGTGATCCGCCACCGCGATCACGTGTGGCGACTGAAGCTGGGGCTCGCCGCCGAGATGCTGAGCGGCAACGGCGTGCCCATCCTGATCGACTGCAGCCCGACGCTGGGCCCGCTGGCGTTCTCGGCGCTGTTCGCCGCCGACCTGGTGCTGGTGCCGGTCGCCGCGGACTATCTCGCGCTGAATGGCGCCGCACTGCTGGAGCGCACGCTCGCCGGCCTCACCCGCTTCTGCGGCCGCCTGCCGCGCCGCTATCTGCTCAACCGCTACGTCTCCGGGCAGGTGACCGCCGAAAAGGTGCTGGGCCAGCTGGCGCAGCGCTACGGCGCGGAACTGCTGCGCGCGCGCATCCACGAGCAGGAAGTGCTGGGTGCGGCAGCCGCCACCGGTGAGGACATCTTCAGCTTCGCCCCCGAAAGCCGCGCCGCGGCCGATTTCGCCTTCCTGCTGGACGAACTGGCGGAACAGCGGCTGCTGCGCTGGTAG
- the serB gene encoding phosphoserine phosphatase SerB — MYRLVIQAPEIATPDLKQLARLSDAYEIQAITPQAFKLLGAQIDNEEAVADFCESNQLDHAFVPEDLGLADIGLVVMDMDSTLITIECIDEIADLMGIKPQVAEITAAAMRGELDFRQSLTRRVALLAGLEFDALQRVYDERLQLMPGAEAMLKGFQAVGARTLLISGGFTYFTDRLQTRLDLSRAIANVLEVEHGKLTGRLNEDIVDAARKRDELIRYRDELGLARQQVVALGDGANDLPMLHEAGFGIACHAKPKVQAEAPFKLNHVGLDGALNYFR; from the coding sequence ATGTACCGTCTTGTCATCCAGGCGCCCGAAATCGCCACGCCCGACCTGAAGCAGCTGGCCCGGTTGTCCGATGCCTACGAAATCCAGGCGATCACGCCGCAGGCGTTCAAGCTGCTGGGTGCGCAGATCGACAATGAGGAGGCGGTGGCCGATTTCTGTGAATCCAACCAGCTCGACCATGCCTTCGTGCCCGAGGACCTCGGGCTGGCCGACATCGGCCTGGTGGTGATGGACATGGATTCGACGCTGATCACCATCGAGTGCATCGACGAGATCGCCGACCTGATGGGCATCAAGCCGCAGGTGGCCGAGATCACCGCCGCCGCGATGCGCGGCGAGCTGGATTTCCGGCAGAGCCTGACCCGGCGCGTCGCGCTGCTCGCCGGGCTGGAGTTCGACGCGCTGCAGCGGGTCTACGACGAACGCCTGCAATTGATGCCCGGTGCCGAAGCCATGCTCAAGGGCTTCCAGGCTGTCGGCGCACGCACCTTGCTGATCTCCGGCGGCTTCACCTATTTCACCGACCGGCTGCAGACGCGGCTCGACCTGAGCCGCGCCATTGCCAACGTGCTGGAAGTCGAACACGGCAAGCTCACCGGCCGGCTGAACGAAGACATCGTCGACGCCGCGCGCAAGCGCGACGAGCTGATCCGCTATCGCGACGAACTGGGTCTGGCGCGTCAGCAGGTGGTGGCGCTGGGCGACGGTGCCAACGACCTGCCGATGCTGCATGAAGCCGGCTTTGGCATTGCCTGTCATGCCAAGCCCAAGGTGCAGGCCGAGGCGCCGTTCAAGCTCAACCATGTCGGGTTGGACGGCGCACTCAACTACTTCCGCTAG